The nucleotide window AACAGCAGCAGACATAATTAAATTATCTATGATAAAAATAGATCATTATTTTAAAAAAAATTTTTTATCTGACGCAAAAATTATTATGCAAGTACATGATGAATTGATATTTGAAATTAGGGAAAAATACCTACAAAAAATTAAAAATAGAATTATGTATTTAATGGAAAATAGTTTTTTATTAGACCTTCCACTAAATGTTAATATAAAAATTGGAAAAAATTGGAATAATTTAAAAAAAATTGATTAAAATATATAAATATTAAACAGCTTATACCATAAAATAAACTATAAATATTATATTTTTAAAAATAAAATATTAATTTAATGTAAACCAACAATTTATCTTTTTTTTTAATTCATTAATTCCAATATTTTTAAAAGATGAAAATATAATCACATCAATTTTTAATCTAAATATTGATAAATATTTATTTATAAAAATTATTTTTTTTTGGATCATGTTAAAACTTAATTTATCTGCTTTAGTTAATACTATACACAATAACATTTTATTTTTATTTAATGTATTTAAAAATTTTTTGTCTAATTCTTTTATGATATAACGAATATCCATAAAAATGATCAAACCTATTAAAGAAGTACTATTTAACAAATATTTATTTATATCTATATTCCAATCAAACTTAATTTTTTTTGATACTTTTGCATATCCATATCCAGGTAGATCTACTAAACGATATCCTGGAGATATCTCAAAAAAATTAATCATTCTTGTTGTACCAGGTTTTTTACTAGTTTTAGATAAAAATTTCTGATCTGTTAAAATATTAATAACACTTGATTTTCCTACATTCGAATAACCAAGAAATGCAATTTCTTTTCCATCTTTAAAAAGATTTTTTTTTTTATATTAACCATACTAGTTAAAAAATAAGTATCTTTATAATAATTTAAAAACATATACAACCTTTCATTAAAAAATAATTTAGTAAATTAATATTTATGATTACCCAATAAAAATGTTTACATTAATAATAGAAAAATTTATAACCAATATTAATTACATTTAATAATATAGCAAATGCATAAAAACTATTTACTAATTATAGTATCATAAATATTATAAAATTATTATTAATTAAATTAATATATTTAAACATATCAATATATATATTTCATGTGAATTAATAATAATAAAAATTATAATTTTTTATGAAAAATAATCTTATGAAAATAAATCCATTTTTAAAAATCTTTGAAGATTTTTAAAAAAATAGTATAATTTTTCTAAAAAAAACCAAAATAAATCAATGATATAAAAATATTCTATATTACATACTTTAATTCTATTAAAAATAAAAATTTCTTATTTTTATTCAATTTATATCAATATTTTATATATGTTTTATAAATTTTTAAATAATTAATATTTGAGGAAAAAATTATGAATCAAAAAATAAGAAATATAGCAATTATCGCTCATGTAGATCATGGAAAAACTACATTAATTGATAAATTACTACAACAATCTGGTACTTTTGATATACATGAAACACAAACAGATAGAATTATGGATTCTAATGATTTAGAAAAAGAAAGAGGAATTACAATATTAGCTAAAAATACTGCTATTCAATGGAAAGGATATCATATAAACATTGTTGATACTCCCGGACATGCTGATTTTGGTGGTGAAGTAGAACGTGTATTATCTATGGTTGATTCTGTATTATTAGTCGTAGATGCTCTAGAAGGACCTATGCCTCAAACTCGTTTTGTAACAGAAAAAGCATTTAATTATGGAATAAATCCTATTGTAGTCATTAATAAAATTGATAGAGAAAATTCTAGACCTAATTGGGTTATTGATCAAATTTTTGATTTATTTATTAATTTGAATGCTAATGATAAACAAATTGATTTTCCTATAATTTATACTTCAGCGTTAAAAGGAATTTCTGGAAGAAATATAAATCATATGAAAAACGATATGACAGATTTATATCAAGCTATTATAGAATACGTACCTGCTCCATTAAAAAATTATAATGAAAAACTACAAATGCAAATTTCTCAATTAGATTATAATAATTATTTAGGAGTTATTGGAATTGGAAGAATCAAAAAAGGATCTATAAAACCTAATCAACAAATTAATATTACTGATAGTTATGGAAAAAATAAATTAGGTAAAATTAATCAAGTATTAACTTATATTGGATTAAAAAGAATTCCTACTGATTTAGCAATTTCAGGATCTATTGTCGCAATTACTGGAATAGAAAAAATTAGTATTTCAGATACAATTTGTGATCCTACAGAAATTAACCCATTGCCAAAATTAAGTATAGATGAACCAACCATAAAGATGTTTTTTTCAGTAAATAGTTCACCGTTTTCTGGAAAAGAAGGTAAATATATTACTTCACGTCAAATATCTGCAAGATTGCAAAAAGAATTAATCTATAATGTAGCCTTAAATATGGAAGAAACTAATAATTCTAACACATTTTGTGTATATGGAAGAGGAGAACTACATTTATCTATCTTAATTGAAAATATGCGTAGAGAAGGATTTGAATTAGAAGTATCCAGACCAAAAGTTATATTCCGTGAATTTGATGGGGAAAAACAAGAGCCATTTGAAAATATTGTGTTAGATATGGATATAAAATATCAAGGTATTGTTATGAAATTTCTAGGAGAAAGAAAAGGAGAAATGCTCAATATTACACCAATAAATAAAAATAGAATTCGTTTAGAATATACACTATCTAGTAGAGCATTAATAGGTTTTCGTAGTGAATATATTAGTATGACTTCAGGAACAGGTTTGTTTTATTCATCTTTTAGTCATTATGGAAATTTGCAAAAAAATAACATTGGACAACGTCGTAATGGAGTTTTAATCTCGAACGGTACAGGTATGGCAGTAGCTTTCGCATTATATAATTTACAAGAAAGAGGAAAATTATTTTTAAGTCATGGTGCACAAGTATATGAAGGTCAAATTATTGGTTTACATAATCGTTCTAATGATTTAACAGTCAATTGTTTAACTGGTAAAAAACTTACTAATATGAGAGCTTCTGGAACAGATGAATCAATAACATTAACACCTCATATTTGTATGACATTAGAAGATTATTTAGGATTTATTAATGATGATGAATTAGTAGAAATTACTCCTAAAAATATTCGAATTAGAAAAAAATATTTAACTGAAAATGAAAGAAAACGTCTTTTTAGAAAAAAAAATAAAGAATCATAATATAATATAATTTATATTTAAACATATTAAAATTAATATTTTGTTTTAAAAAATATAATCCTATATAAATCATAGGATTATATTAATCATTTCAATTAAAACAAACAAAAATGTAAAAATGATAAAATATAAAAATATAGTTAAAATTTTATATATATAAATTATATATATAATATCAATAATCAAAAATTTATTATAGAAATATATATATATTATATTAAATAATATCAATTTATAATTTTCTTAAATTAAATACAAATATATATTATCATCTTAAAAATCAAGATTGAAAAAAATTTAAAACTAATATTGTGTAATTAATTTTTTAATTAAATTTTTATGAATATGCTTTTGACGATTTATATTTAACTGTTCAGCACGAATAATTAATTCTAAATGAGATACTGCTAAGTTAAATTCATCATTAATAATTAAATAATCATATTCTACATAATGTTGCATTTCTGAGACTGCTTTTCTCATTCGTTTAGAAATAACCTGATTCGTATCCTGACCTCTTGTTTGTAATCTTCTATATAATTCTAATTTTGATGGAGGCAATATAAAAATACTACGAGCAGTTAAAATTTTTTTGCGGATTTGTTGTGCTCCCTGCCAATCAATATCAAGAAATATATTTAAACCATTAGATAAATAATGATTAATAATTGTTTTAGAAGTACCATAATAATGATTGAAAACTTTAGCATATTCTAAAAAATCTTGTTCTTGGATCATTTGTAAAAATTTTTTTTTAGAAATAAAATAATAATGTTTACCATGATATTCACCTGGTCTAATTTTTCTAGTCGTATGAGAAATAGAAACATGTACATCACATAATACTGTTTTTTTTAAAAATGCTTGAATCAAACTTGATTTTCCAGTACCACTAGGAGCAGAAACAATAAAAAGAATACCTGTATTCATAATTAGAAAAAAATAATAAAAAAATAAATTTTAAATTATAAAAAAAAAACAAACAAGTATTATTTTTATATATTAAATATTTTTAAAAAATATTTATTGAATGTAATGAAAATTAAATATTATATACATAAATTATATTAAATAATTCATAAAATATTTATCATATATACTATTAACTAATATTATAAAAAATTGATTTAAAAATAATAAGAGGGTATTTTATATCTTGATTTAAATAAAAAACAGT belongs to Buchnera aphidicola (Eriosoma grossulariae) and includes:
- the typA gene encoding translational GTPase TypA codes for the protein MNQKIRNIAIIAHVDHGKTTLIDKLLQQSGTFDIHETQTDRIMDSNDLEKERGITILAKNTAIQWKGYHINIVDTPGHADFGGEVERVLSMVDSVLLVVDALEGPMPQTRFVTEKAFNYGINPIVVINKIDRENSRPNWVIDQIFDLFINLNANDKQIDFPIIYTSALKGISGRNINHMKNDMTDLYQAIIEYVPAPLKNYNEKLQMQISQLDYNNYLGVIGIGRIKKGSIKPNQQINITDSYGKNKLGKINQVLTYIGLKRIPTDLAISGSIVAITGIEKISISDTICDPTEINPLPKLSIDEPTIKMFFSVNSSPFSGKEGKYITSRQISARLQKELIYNVALNMEETNNSNTFCVYGRGELHLSILIENMRREGFELEVSRPKVIFREFDGEKQEPFENIVLDMDIKYQGIVMKFLGERKGEMLNITPINKNRIRLEYTLSSRALIGFRSEYISMTSGTGLFYSSFSHYGNLQKNNIGQRRNGVLISNGTGMAVAFALYNLQERGKLFLSHGAQVYEGQIIGLHNRSNDLTVNCLTGKKLTNMRASGTDESITLTPHICMTLEDYLGFINDDELVEITPKNIRIRKKYLTENERKRLFRKKNKES
- the gmk gene encoding guanylate kinase; amino-acid sequence: MNTGILFIVSAPSGTGKSSLIQAFLKKTVLCDVHVSISHTTRKIRPGEYHGKHYYFISKKKFLQMIQEQDFLEYAKVFNHYYGTSKTIINHYLSNGLNIFLDIDWQGAQQIRKKILTARSIFILPPSKLELYRRLQTRGQDTNQVISKRMRKAVSEMQHYVEYDYLIINDEFNLAVSHLELIIRAEQLNINRQKHIHKNLIKKLITQY